A single window of Oerskovia paurometabola DNA harbors:
- a CDS encoding polyprenyl synthetase family protein, which translates to MTTVPPVSTTAIPLTDPELAATLTARLTTVEARLSDAVAHSDGLADSASRHLVNAGGKRLRPLLALLCAELGDGARPEVVEAAVVVELTHLASLYHDDVMDSAPVRRGAPSAHAVWGNSVAILIGDLLFARAASTVAALGPEAVLIQARTFERLCLGQLHETTGPSESDDPVEHYLGVLADKTASLLATSARLGAMFGGCDQAVVEVVAEYGEKLGVAFQLADDVLDLASSGAESGKTPGTDLREKVPTMPALLLRARVAAGTGTAADAALVDLLDSDLSGDEELAAAVAALRAHEVLGETRALAVGWARAAIDELEPLPAGPVKEALVAFAQALADRAA; encoded by the coding sequence GTGACCACTGTGCCACCCGTCTCCACGACGGCGATCCCCCTGACCGATCCGGAGCTCGCCGCGACGCTCACCGCACGCCTCACGACCGTCGAGGCGAGGCTGAGCGACGCCGTCGCGCACTCCGACGGGCTCGCGGACTCCGCGTCCCGCCACCTCGTCAACGCCGGCGGCAAGCGCCTGCGCCCGCTCCTCGCGCTGCTGTGCGCGGAGCTGGGCGACGGCGCCAGGCCGGAGGTGGTGGAGGCGGCCGTCGTCGTCGAGCTCACCCACCTGGCCTCGCTCTACCACGACGACGTCATGGACTCCGCGCCCGTGCGCCGCGGTGCTCCGTCGGCGCACGCCGTGTGGGGCAACTCGGTCGCGATCCTCATCGGAGACCTGCTCTTCGCCCGTGCGGCGTCGACGGTCGCGGCGCTGGGGCCCGAGGCCGTCCTCATCCAGGCGCGCACCTTCGAGCGGCTGTGCCTCGGCCAGCTCCACGAGACGACGGGCCCCTCGGAGTCCGACGACCCGGTCGAGCACTACCTGGGCGTCCTCGCGGACAAGACCGCTTCGCTGCTCGCGACCTCGGCCCGGCTCGGCGCGATGTTCGGCGGTTGCGACCAGGCCGTCGTCGAGGTCGTCGCCGAGTACGGCGAGAAGCTCGGTGTCGCCTTCCAGCTCGCCGACGACGTGCTCGACCTCGCTTCCTCGGGCGCCGAGTCCGGCAAGACACCGGGCACGGACCTGCGGGAGAAGGTGCCGACCATGCCGGCGCTGCTGCTGCGCGCACGCGTCGCGGCAGGGACGGGGACCGCGGCCGACGCCGCTCTCGTCGACCTCCTGGACTCGGATCTCTCGGGGGACGAGGAGCTCGCTGCCGCGGTCGCCGCGCTGCGGGCCCACGAGGTCCTCGGGGAGACCCGGGCGCTGGCCGTCGGGTGGGCTCGCGCGGCGATCGACGAGCTCGAGCCCCTGCCGGCCGGACCGGTCAAGGAGGCGCTCGTCGCGTTCGCCCAGGCACTGGCGGACCGCGCGGCCTGA